The proteins below come from a single Columba livia isolate bColLiv1 breed racing homer chromosome 28, bColLiv1.pat.W.v2, whole genome shotgun sequence genomic window:
- the IL6R gene encoding interleukin-6 receptor subunit alpha isoform X1, translated as MARPLLLLLLLLLLLLLTFLLLAAAAPQRPCGPAGLSRNTVLGRPGANITLTCQDEGPANVTVTWRREERGPAARGGHSQQLPDGNALLLRRLRHEDSGRYVCSGGGRPLRSLQLLVEEPPEPPRVSCYRRSHDKDVLCEWPLRAQPSPGTRAMLWVKRRFAAEDAAAQRCRYFARTRKFVCRVKVPPGAEDTKPLVVSTCVTNGAGAAAGEDRIITLSGVLKPDPPINVTVTPLEMSPQRLRVTWSYPRSWDPRFYWLRFQIRYRPEPAQTFTEVEQGTRTWLDIRDAWRGTRHLVQVRAQEEFGHGTWSEWSREASGTPWTDPGDVTSEMGPFSSQFPMEDGTYWVTLPPELFGRDGGAAVEASASAAPPYAVLAAGGSLGLGIALLVAIVVRYRQMWGRGDPKAEGEGQHVLVPLAPPSAPPLSDTPLLPPPAPPALHVTNLDYFFSRE; from the exons GGCTCTCGCGGAACACGGTGCTGGGCCGCCCGGGAGCCAACATCACCTTGACCTGCCAGGACGAGGGACCGGCCAACGTCACCGTCACCTGGCGGCGGGAGGAGCGGGGGCCGGCGGCGCGGGGGGgtcacagccagcagctgccgGACGGCAACGCGCTGCTCCTGCGGCGCCTGCGCCACGAGGACTCGGGGCGATACGTTTGCTCCGGGGGGGGCCGCCCGCTGcgctccctgcagctgctggtggaAG AGCCCCCCGAGCCCCCCCGCGTGTCCTGCTACCGCCGGAGCCACGACAAGGACGTGCTGTGCGAGTGGCCGCTGCGGGCGCAGCCGTCGCCGGGGACGCGGGCGATGCTGTGGGTGAAGCGCAG GTTCGCGGCCGAGGACGCGGCGGCGCAGCGGTGCCGCTACTTTGCCAGGACGCGCAAGTTCGTCTGCCGGGTGAAGGTGCCGCCCGGCGCCGAGGACACCAAACCGCTCGTGGTGTCCACGTGCGTCACCAACGGCGCCGGCGCCGCGGCCGGCGAGGACAGGATCATCACGCTCAGTGGTGTCC TGAAGCCTGACCCCCCCATCAATGTGACGGTGACGCCGCTGGAGATGTCACCGCAGCGGCTGCGCGTCACCTGGTCCTACCCCCGCTCCTGGGACCCCCGGTTCTACTGGCTCCGCTTCCAAATCCGCTACCGCCCTGAGCCCGCCCAGACCTTCACGGAG GTGGAGCAGGGGACCCGGACGTGGCTGGACATCCGCGACGCGTGGCGGGGCACGCGGCACCTGGTGCAGGTGCGGGCGCAGGAGGAGTTCGGCCACGGCACCTGGAGCGAGTGGAGCCGGGAGGCATCGGGCACCCCCTGGACAG ACCCAGGGGACGTCACCTCCGAAATGGGACCCTTCAGCTCGCAG TTCCCCATGGAGGATGGAACGTACTGGGTGACGCTGCCCCCTGAGCTCTTCGGGCGAGACGGTG GGGCTGCCGTGGAGGCCAGTGCCAGCGCGGCGCCGCCGTACGCGGTGCTGGCGGCCGGGGGGAGCCTGGGCCTCGGCATCGCCCTCCTGGTCGCCATCGTGGTGAG GTACCGGCAGATGTGGGGACGGGGGGACCCCAAAGCGGAGGGCGAGGGGCAGCACGTGCTGGTGCCCCTGgccccccccagtgcccccccgcTCAGTGAcacccccctgctgcccccccccgcgcccccggcTCTGCACGTCACCAACTTGGACTATTTCTTCTCCAGGGAGTAA
- the IL6R gene encoding interleukin-6 receptor subunit alpha isoform X2, translated as MARPLLLLLLLLLLLLLTFLLLAAAAPQRPCGPAGLSRNTVLGRPGANITLTCQDEGPANVTVTWRREERGPAARGGHSQQLPDGNALLLRRLRHEDSGRYVCSGGGRPLRSLQLLVEEPPEPPRVSCYRRSHDKDVLCEWPLRAQPSPGTRAMLWVKRRFAAEDAAAQRCRYFARTRKFVCRVKVPPGAEDTKPLVVSTCVTNGAGAAAGEDRIITLSGVLKPDPPINVTVTPLEMSPQRLRVTWSYPRSWDPRFYWLRFQIRYRPEPAQTFTEVEQGTRTWLDIRDAWRGTRHLVQVRAQEEFGHGTWSEWSREASGTPWTDPGDVTSEMGPFSSQFPMEDGTYWVTLPPELFGRDGAAVEASASAAPPYAVLAAGGSLGLGIALLVAIVVRYRQMWGRGDPKAEGEGQHVLVPLAPPSAPPLSDTPLLPPPAPPALHVTNLDYFFSRE; from the exons GGCTCTCGCGGAACACGGTGCTGGGCCGCCCGGGAGCCAACATCACCTTGACCTGCCAGGACGAGGGACCGGCCAACGTCACCGTCACCTGGCGGCGGGAGGAGCGGGGGCCGGCGGCGCGGGGGGgtcacagccagcagctgccgGACGGCAACGCGCTGCTCCTGCGGCGCCTGCGCCACGAGGACTCGGGGCGATACGTTTGCTCCGGGGGGGGCCGCCCGCTGcgctccctgcagctgctggtggaAG AGCCCCCCGAGCCCCCCCGCGTGTCCTGCTACCGCCGGAGCCACGACAAGGACGTGCTGTGCGAGTGGCCGCTGCGGGCGCAGCCGTCGCCGGGGACGCGGGCGATGCTGTGGGTGAAGCGCAG GTTCGCGGCCGAGGACGCGGCGGCGCAGCGGTGCCGCTACTTTGCCAGGACGCGCAAGTTCGTCTGCCGGGTGAAGGTGCCGCCCGGCGCCGAGGACACCAAACCGCTCGTGGTGTCCACGTGCGTCACCAACGGCGCCGGCGCCGCGGCCGGCGAGGACAGGATCATCACGCTCAGTGGTGTCC TGAAGCCTGACCCCCCCATCAATGTGACGGTGACGCCGCTGGAGATGTCACCGCAGCGGCTGCGCGTCACCTGGTCCTACCCCCGCTCCTGGGACCCCCGGTTCTACTGGCTCCGCTTCCAAATCCGCTACCGCCCTGAGCCCGCCCAGACCTTCACGGAG GTGGAGCAGGGGACCCGGACGTGGCTGGACATCCGCGACGCGTGGCGGGGCACGCGGCACCTGGTGCAGGTGCGGGCGCAGGAGGAGTTCGGCCACGGCACCTGGAGCGAGTGGAGCCGGGAGGCATCGGGCACCCCCTGGACAG ACCCAGGGGACGTCACCTCCGAAATGGGACCCTTCAGCTCGCAG TTCCCCATGGAGGATGGAACGTACTGGGTGACGCTGCCCCCTGAGCTCTTCGGGCGAGACG GGGCTGCCGTGGAGGCCAGTGCCAGCGCGGCGCCGCCGTACGCGGTGCTGGCGGCCGGGGGGAGCCTGGGCCTCGGCATCGCCCTCCTGGTCGCCATCGTGGTGAG GTACCGGCAGATGTGGGGACGGGGGGACCCCAAAGCGGAGGGCGAGGGGCAGCACGTGCTGGTGCCCCTGgccccccccagtgcccccccgcTCAGTGAcacccccctgctgcccccccccgcgcccccggcTCTGCACGTCACCAACTTGGACTATTTCTTCTCCAGGGAGTAA